One window of Phoenix dactylifera cultivar Barhee BC4 chromosome 5, palm_55x_up_171113_PBpolish2nd_filt_p, whole genome shotgun sequence genomic DNA carries:
- the LOC103703608 gene encoding serine/threonine-protein phosphatase PP1 isozyme 3 isoform X2 has protein sequence MDPAVLDGIIHRLLEVRGTRPGKQVQLSEAEIRQLCLVSKEIFMQQPNLLELEAPIKICGDIHGQYSDLLRLFEYGGLPPKANYLFLGDYVDRGKQSLETICLLLAYKIKYPENFFLLRGNHECASINRIYGFYDECKRRFNVRLWKVFTDCFNCLPVAALIDEKILCMHGGLSPELQNLDQIRNLTRPTDVPDTGLLCDLLWSDPSNDIQGWGMNDRGVSYTFGPDRVSEFLQKHDLDLICRAHQVVEDGYEFFADRQLVTIFSAPNYCGEFDNAGAMMSVDETLMCSFQILKPAEKKTKFGFGSTTTAKAGTPPPGVKGHYTFSTGEISLI, from the exons ATGGATCCGGCGGTGTTGGATGGTATCATACATCGGCTTCTGGAGGTGAGAGGGACAAGGCCGGGAAAGCAGGTGCAGCTCTCGGAGGCGGAGATCCGCCAGCTGTGCCTCGTGTCCAAGGAGATCTTTATGCAGCAGCCCAACCTCCTGGAGCTCGAGGCGCCCATCAAGATTTGTG GTGATATTCATGGCCAATATTCTGACCTCTTAAGGCTATTTGAATATGGTGGATTGCCGCCTAAAGCTAATTACTTGTTTTTAGGGGATTATGTAGATCGAGGGAAACAGAGCTTAGAAACAATTTGTCTTCTTTTAGCCTACAAGATTAAATATCCAGAGAACTTCTTTCTCTTAAGAGGGAATCATGAATGTGCCTCTATAAACCGTATCTATGGGTTTTATGATGAATGTAAGCGCAGATTTAATGTAAGACTCTGGAAGGTCTTCACAGATTGTTTCAACTGCCTTCCTGTGGCAGCTCTCATTGATGAAAAGATTCTCTGCATGCATGGAGGTCTTTCGCCAGAGTTGCAAAATTTGGACCAAATACGAAATTTAACGCGTCCTACCGATGTTCCAGACACGGGCCTTCTTTGTGATCTTCTCTGGTCTGATCCTAGCAATGATATTCAAGGATGGGGAATGAATGACAGGGGAGTTTCATATACTTTTGGTCCTGATAGGGTTTCTGAGTTCCTTCAGAAGCATGATTTAGACCTTATATGTCGTGCTCACCAG GTGGTGGAGGATGGATATGAATTCTTTGCTGACAGACAACTTGTAACAATCTTCTCGGCACCAAATTACTGTGGCGAATTCGACAATGCAGGTGCCATGATGAGTGTAGATGAAACCTTGATGTGTTCATTCCAAATTTTGAAGCCTGCGGAAAAGAAAACCAAGTTTGGCTTTGGTAGTACGACTACAGCTAAAGCTGGAACCCCACCACCAGGAGTAAAG GGTCATTATACCTTCTCCACTGGAGAAATTTCTTTAATCTAA
- the LOC103703608 gene encoding serine/threonine-protein phosphatase PP1 isozyme 3 isoform X1 — protein MDPAVLDGIIHRLLEVRGTRPGKQVQLSEAEIRQLCLVSKEIFMQQPNLLELEAPIKICGDIHGQYSDLLRLFEYGGLPPKANYLFLGDYVDRGKQSLETICLLLAYKIKYPENFFLLRGNHECASINRIYGFYDECKRRFNVRLWKVFTDCFNCLPVAALIDEKILCMHGGLSPELQNLDQIRNLTRPTDVPDTGLLCDLLWSDPSNDIQGWGMNDRGVSYTFGPDRVSEFLQKHDLDLICRAHQVVEDGYEFFADRQLVTIFSAPNYCGEFDNAGAMMSVDETLMCSFQILKPAEKKTKFGFGSTTTAKAGTPPPGVKSFLGARA, from the exons ATGGATCCGGCGGTGTTGGATGGTATCATACATCGGCTTCTGGAGGTGAGAGGGACAAGGCCGGGAAAGCAGGTGCAGCTCTCGGAGGCGGAGATCCGCCAGCTGTGCCTCGTGTCCAAGGAGATCTTTATGCAGCAGCCCAACCTCCTGGAGCTCGAGGCGCCCATCAAGATTTGTG GTGATATTCATGGCCAATATTCTGACCTCTTAAGGCTATTTGAATATGGTGGATTGCCGCCTAAAGCTAATTACTTGTTTTTAGGGGATTATGTAGATCGAGGGAAACAGAGCTTAGAAACAATTTGTCTTCTTTTAGCCTACAAGATTAAATATCCAGAGAACTTCTTTCTCTTAAGAGGGAATCATGAATGTGCCTCTATAAACCGTATCTATGGGTTTTATGATGAATGTAAGCGCAGATTTAATGTAAGACTCTGGAAGGTCTTCACAGATTGTTTCAACTGCCTTCCTGTGGCAGCTCTCATTGATGAAAAGATTCTCTGCATGCATGGAGGTCTTTCGCCAGAGTTGCAAAATTTGGACCAAATACGAAATTTAACGCGTCCTACCGATGTTCCAGACACGGGCCTTCTTTGTGATCTTCTCTGGTCTGATCCTAGCAATGATATTCAAGGATGGGGAATGAATGACAGGGGAGTTTCATATACTTTTGGTCCTGATAGGGTTTCTGAGTTCCTTCAGAAGCATGATTTAGACCTTATATGTCGTGCTCACCAG GTGGTGGAGGATGGATATGAATTCTTTGCTGACAGACAACTTGTAACAATCTTCTCGGCACCAAATTACTGTGGCGAATTCGACAATGCAGGTGCCATGATGAGTGTAGATGAAACCTTGATGTGTTCATTCCAAATTTTGAAGCCTGCGGAAAAGAAAACCAAGTTTGGCTTTGGTAGTACGACTACAGCTAAAGCTGGAACCCCACCACCAGGAGTAAAG